A window of Cellulomonas fimi contains these coding sequences:
- a CDS encoding S8 family serine peptidase — protein MTLQPHRLRRRTALSAASAGAVVSLVLVLLAPPGAAEPTAPEPSDAQPGEVVQTPDESTAETTAGTTGEAPAAPDRVLVRFEPGTADLVQRSALAAADATLDGAVGSTGFVAVETPPGEAEAVVEQLADDPRVAEVQLDHVRSAFGVQEWGGDEYLDYQWAHLELTTLPSAWEVSTGAGTTIAVLDSAIATSHPEFSGRVLPGWDVIEGNGTPEGLVAHGTMVAGIAAAGAQGLGTVGAAYKASLMPVRVLDDNGYGTDSGVATGIDWASTRGADVINLSLGGPAESPVLKTALQRAVARGSVVVIAAGNTSDDVPQYPAAYAADIPGVLSVSMTDGDGSLVRGERGSGSSWNDAVSIAAPGFDAVGTMGANGYGFGTGTSFAAPFVSGAAALVAAKNPTWTPDKVAERLMATARDAGPRGVDPYFGRGIVDAAAALGLTPAPPLDRRVSDETVDDLPATARPVTLPVAGPVDLEAEGDIDWVRFTATAGADYWIAVEGGRTPVATVLDADGREIGYSGGREHVYRAPANGPVYVGVGPQGLDDETPTLSIRRYDASSGPVDPAGAGAWVWSVDPAAYSSGVGVRPDLTVTSRRQLAAGAGDGVRLVGSDGKAVTLVPVATTATSVTLRPAADLTVGGHYELRVTGMTDTGGDVMTETVRSWFTVGAAGQRFTPVDPYRVLDTRQGYGPIYPGRPVDVDLGDLVPADATAVVLNVTAAAPRGNGFVRVFPTPAVGVTTEPSTSSLNLAHGVDQPNLVTVKLGRDQHVRISAVWTTTDIVVDLAGYYSSGGATAYQPVSPVRVMDLRTGEAGGPKGMVRARSYVELQVAGRNGVPADATAVVLNVTGVNPAARTTVRVYPAPEPYQNTWMPEVSNLNLIPGRDQPNLVTVKVGWGGKIRLYSHNVDMYLVADLAGYYTPTGANGFTAMDPERLADTRTGQGLPGGPMYPGVTRSLAVAGTAGIPADATAAVFNVTGARPQYLTVIRVFPTGPGAPPSVSNLNLVPGRDDPNMVISRIGDGGKVSFYSHSALTDLVVDVGGFFRTFG, from the coding sequence ATGACCCTCCAGCCTCACCGGCTGCGTCGTCGTACCGCCCTCTCGGCGGCGTCCGCGGGCGCGGTCGTGTCCCTGGTCCTCGTGCTCCTCGCGCCGCCCGGCGCGGCCGAGCCGACGGCACCGGAGCCGTCCGACGCACAGCCGGGTGAGGTCGTGCAGACCCCCGACGAGTCCACGGCTGAGACCACCGCCGGGACGACGGGCGAGGCACCGGCGGCGCCGGACCGGGTGCTCGTCCGGTTCGAGCCCGGCACCGCCGACCTGGTGCAGCGGTCGGCGCTGGCCGCCGCGGACGCGACGCTCGACGGCGCCGTCGGGAGCACCGGGTTCGTGGCGGTCGAGACGCCGCCCGGTGAGGCCGAGGCCGTCGTCGAGCAGCTCGCGGACGACCCCCGGGTCGCGGAGGTGCAGCTCGACCACGTGCGGTCCGCGTTCGGCGTGCAGGAGTGGGGCGGGGACGAGTACCTCGACTACCAGTGGGCGCACCTGGAGCTCACGACGCTGCCCTCCGCGTGGGAGGTCAGCACGGGTGCGGGCACGACGATCGCGGTTCTCGACTCGGCGATCGCGACCAGCCACCCGGAGTTCAGCGGCCGGGTGCTCCCGGGATGGGACGTCATCGAGGGGAACGGCACCCCCGAGGGCCTGGTCGCGCACGGCACGATGGTGGCCGGGATCGCCGCCGCCGGCGCGCAGGGTCTGGGCACGGTCGGTGCGGCGTACAAGGCGTCCCTGATGCCGGTGCGTGTCCTCGACGACAACGGGTACGGCACGGACTCGGGCGTCGCGACCGGCATCGACTGGGCGTCGACGCGGGGCGCGGACGTCATCAACCTGTCGCTCGGCGGCCCCGCCGAGTCGCCCGTGCTGAAGACCGCGCTGCAGCGTGCCGTGGCCCGCGGTTCGGTCGTGGTGATCGCCGCGGGGAACACGTCCGACGACGTCCCGCAGTACCCGGCCGCGTACGCCGCCGACATCCCCGGCGTGCTGTCCGTCTCGATGACGGACGGCGACGGCTCGCTCGTGCGCGGCGAGCGGGGGTCGGGCTCGTCGTGGAACGACGCGGTGTCGATCGCGGCGCCCGGGTTCGACGCGGTCGGGACGATGGGCGCGAACGGGTACGGGTTCGGGACGGGCACGTCGTTCGCGGCGCCGTTCGTGAGCGGTGCGGCCGCGCTGGTGGCCGCCAAGAACCCGACGTGGACGCCGGACAAGGTCGCCGAGCGGCTGATGGCGACCGCGCGCGACGCGGGTCCGCGCGGGGTCGACCCGTACTTCGGGCGCGGGATCGTCGACGCCGCGGCGGCGCTCGGCCTCACCCCGGCGCCCCCGCTGGACCGCAGGGTCTCCGACGAGACCGTCGACGACCTGCCGGCGACGGCACGGCCGGTCACCCTCCCGGTCGCCGGGCCGGTGGACCTCGAGGCCGAGGGTGACATCGACTGGGTCCGGTTCACGGCCACCGCGGGCGCGGACTACTGGATCGCCGTCGAGGGCGGGCGTACGCCGGTCGCGACGGTGCTCGACGCCGACGGTCGGGAGATCGGGTACTCCGGGGGCCGCGAGCACGTCTACCGCGCCCCCGCGAACGGGCCGGTGTACGTCGGGGTCGGTCCGCAGGGCCTGGACGACGAGACCCCCACGCTGTCGATCCGCCGCTACGACGCGAGCAGCGGCCCGGTCGACCCGGCCGGTGCCGGGGCGTGGGTGTGGTCCGTCGACCCGGCGGCGTACTCGTCGGGTGTCGGCGTGCGGCCGGACCTCACGGTGACCAGCCGCCGCCAGCTCGCGGCGGGCGCGGGCGACGGTGTCCGGCTCGTCGGCTCGGACGGCAAGGCCGTGACCCTCGTGCCCGTCGCGACGACCGCGACCAGCGTGACGCTGCGTCCCGCGGCCGACCTCACGGTCGGCGGCCACTACGAGCTGCGGGTCACCGGCATGACCGACACCGGCGGCGACGTCATGACGGAGACCGTCCGCAGCTGGTTCACCGTCGGGGCCGCCGGTCAGCGCTTCACGCCGGTCGACCCGTACCGTGTGCTCGACACGCGTCAGGGCTACGGGCCGATCTACCCCGGCCGTCCGGTCGACGTCGACCTCGGCGACCTCGTGCCGGCCGACGCGACGGCCGTCGTCCTCAACGTCACGGCGGCCGCGCCCCGCGGCAACGGGTTCGTCCGCGTCTTCCCGACGCCCGCGGTCGGCGTGACGACCGAGCCGTCGACGTCGAGCCTCAACCTCGCGCACGGCGTCGACCAGCCGAACCTCGTGACCGTGAAGCTGGGCCGTGACCAGCACGTCCGCATCTCGGCGGTGTGGACGACGACGGACATCGTCGTCGACCTGGCGGGGTACTACAGCAGCGGTGGTGCGACGGCGTACCAGCCGGTGTCGCCGGTGCGCGTGATGGACCTGCGCACGGGTGAGGCGGGCGGGCCGAAGGGCATGGTCCGGGCGCGCAGCTACGTCGAGCTGCAGGTCGCCGGGCGCAACGGCGTGCCGGCCGACGCGACCGCGGTCGTCCTCAACGTCACCGGGGTGAACCCGGCCGCCCGCACGACGGTCCGCGTCTACCCCGCCCCCGAGCCGTACCAGAACACGTGGATGCCGGAGGTCTCGAACCTCAACCTCATCCCCGGTCGCGACCAGCCCAACCTGGTGACGGTGAAGGTCGGGTGGGGCGGGAAGATCCGCCTCTACTCGCACAACGTCGACATGTACCTGGTGGCGGACCTGGCGGGCTACTACACGCCGACCGGTGCCAACGGGTTCACGGCGATGGACCCCGAGCGTCTCGCGGACACCCGGACCGGTCAGGGCCTGCCCGGCGGGCCGATGTACCCGGGGGTCACGCGCTCGCTCGCCGTGGCGGGCACGGCGGGAATCCCGGCGGACGCGACGGCGGCGGTGTTCAACGTGACCGGTGCCCGGCCGCAGTACCTCACGGTCATCCGGGTGTTCCCGACCGGACCTGGCGCGCCGCCGAGCGTGTCCAATCTCAACCTCGTGCCCGGCCGTGACGACCCGAACATGGTGATCTCGCGGATCGGCGACGGCGGGAAGGTGTCGTTCTACAGCCACTCGGCGCTGACCGACCTGGTCGTCGACGTCGGCGGGTTCTTCCGCACCTTCGGCTGA
- the feoB gene encoding ferrous iron transport protein B — MPVAPTSRPTVALVGSPNVGKSTLFNRVTGARQRVVNAPGTTVELATGVWRAADVDLVDLPGAYSLLARTPDEQVTADTVGGAAHDLALVVVLVDASAVERSLYLVGQLAHAGVPAVVGLTMRDVAAARGLHVEPGALARALGVPVVGVDPRTGAGVPALVMAVRAALTAPQHLTPPRAGASDGAGDVWADAEGLFAWVQQVCARAGLTGDARPAVRTWSDRIDEVLLRPWIGLPVLLAVMWALFELVTVAAAPLMDAVDGVVNGWLGGVLRTVLDPAPDWVGGFVLDGVVAGVATVLSFVPLMALMFVAVALLEDSGYLARAAFVADRAMAALGLDGRAVLPLVVGFGCNLPALSATRVLPDARQRLLTGLLIPLTSCTARLTVYLMLAAVFFPDSAGLAVLGLYVVSALLVVGAGVLLRRTAFRDLRREPFVLALPAYQRPRLTSIATTTWVRVRSFVTKAGSIVVATLSVVWLLMAVPATPGHTVADVPVEDSVYGRVAESVAPVLAPAGFDDWHASAALMTGFVAKEVVVGSMAQTYAVAEPEDPTRPGDLGAQLRATFDRTSGGAGAAAALAFMVFVLAYTPCLATLAEQVRLFGARWTASAVAAQLVLAWVLAVAVFQVGRLL; from the coding sequence GTGCCCGTCGCGCCGACGAGCCGGCCGACCGTCGCGCTCGTCGGCAGCCCGAACGTCGGCAAGTCGACGCTGTTCAACCGCGTGACGGGCGCCCGGCAGCGCGTCGTCAACGCGCCGGGCACGACGGTCGAGCTCGCGACGGGCGTGTGGCGGGCGGCCGACGTCGACCTGGTCGACCTGCCGGGCGCGTACTCGCTGCTCGCCCGGACGCCCGACGAGCAGGTCACCGCGGACACCGTCGGCGGTGCCGCGCACGACCTCGCGCTGGTCGTCGTGCTGGTCGACGCGTCGGCCGTCGAGCGATCGCTCTACCTCGTCGGCCAGCTCGCCCACGCCGGCGTGCCCGCGGTCGTGGGCCTCACGATGCGCGACGTCGCCGCCGCCCGCGGGCTGCACGTCGAGCCGGGCGCGCTGGCCCGGGCGCTCGGCGTGCCCGTCGTCGGTGTCGACCCGCGGACCGGTGCCGGGGTCCCCGCGCTGGTCATGGCCGTGCGCGCGGCCCTGACCGCGCCCCAGCACCTCACGCCGCCGCGCGCCGGTGCGTCCGACGGTGCCGGAGACGTCTGGGCCGACGCCGAAGGACTGTTCGCGTGGGTGCAGCAGGTCTGCGCCCGTGCAGGGCTGACCGGCGACGCCCGGCCCGCCGTCCGGACGTGGTCCGACCGCATCGACGAGGTTCTGCTGCGTCCGTGGATCGGCCTGCCCGTGCTGCTCGCGGTCATGTGGGCGCTGTTCGAGCTGGTCACGGTCGCTGCCGCGCCGCTCATGGACGCCGTCGACGGTGTCGTCAACGGGTGGCTCGGCGGCGTGCTGCGCACGGTGCTCGACCCCGCGCCCGACTGGGTCGGCGGGTTCGTGCTCGACGGCGTCGTCGCGGGCGTCGCCACCGTCCTGTCGTTCGTCCCGCTGATGGCGCTGATGTTCGTCGCCGTCGCGCTGCTCGAGGACTCCGGCTACCTCGCGCGGGCGGCCTTCGTCGCCGACCGCGCGATGGCCGCTCTCGGGCTCGACGGCCGCGCGGTGCTGCCGCTCGTCGTCGGCTTCGGGTGCAACCTGCCCGCGCTGTCCGCGACGCGAGTCCTGCCGGACGCCCGCCAACGGCTGCTCACCGGCCTGCTGATCCCCCTGACGTCGTGCACGGCACGCCTGACCGTCTACCTCATGCTCGCGGCCGTCTTCTTCCCGGACAGCGCGGGCCTCGCGGTCCTCGGCCTCTACGTCGTGTCCGCGCTGCTCGTCGTCGGCGCCGGCGTGCTGCTGCGCCGCACGGCGTTCCGCGACCTCCGTCGCGAGCCCTTCGTCCTCGCGCTCCCCGCGTACCAGCGCCCCCGGCTGACGTCGATCGCGACGACCACGTGGGTGCGCGTGCGGTCGTTCGTGACGAAGGCCGGCTCGATCGTCGTCGCGACCCTCTCGGTCGTCTGGCTCCTCATGGCCGTCCCCGCGACGCCGGGCCACACGGTCGCCGACGTGCCTGTCGAGGACAGCGTCTACGGCCGGGTGGCCGAGTCCGTCGCACCCGTGCTCGCGCCCGCCGGCTTCGACGACTGGCACGCGTCCGCGGCCCTCATGACGGGCTTCGTCGCGAAGGAGGTCGTCGTCGGCTCGATGGCGCAGACCTACGCCGTCGCCGAGCCGGAGGACCCGACGCGACCCGGCGACCTCGGCGCGCAGCTCCGCGCGACGTTCGACCGGACCTCGGGCGGCGCCGGTGCGGCCGCGGCCCTCGCGTTCATGGTGTTCGTCCTCGCCTACACGCCGTGCCTCGCGACGCTCGCCGAGCAGGTCCGGCTGTTCGGCGCCCGCTGGACCGCGAGCGCGGTGGCCGCGCAGCTCGTCCTCGCGTGGGTGCTCGCCGTCGCGGTGTTCCAGGTGGGACGGCTGCTGTGA
- a CDS encoding SRPBCC family protein, protein MPETEQTYDVVATRRLPVTPHEAWRVWTEPGLVRQWWCPGPFTCPVAVLDVREGGTSLLGMRAPAEMGGATTYMSWTYTLVDAPHELRYDLRFVDADGHHLGPAAAGLDGVPDPVPHLVTFEPTDDGTRLTVIERGYTTEASRDLSAAGLEACLDKVDALTRVMATSG, encoded by the coding sequence ATGCCCGAGACCGAGCAGACCTACGACGTGGTGGCCACGCGGCGGCTGCCCGTGACGCCGCACGAGGCGTGGCGGGTGTGGACCGAGCCCGGGCTGGTCCGGCAGTGGTGGTGCCCCGGCCCGTTCACCTGCCCCGTCGCCGTGCTGGACGTCCGCGAGGGCGGCACGTCGCTCCTGGGGATGCGCGCACCGGCGGAGATGGGCGGTGCGACGACGTACATGTCGTGGACGTACACCCTCGTCGACGCGCCCCACGAGCTGCGCTACGACCTGCGGTTCGTCGACGCCGACGGGCATCACCTCGGCCCGGCCGCGGCCGGCCTGGACGGCGTCCCCGACCCCGTGCCGCACCTCGTGACGTTCGAGCCCACCGACGACGGCACACGGCTCACCGTGATCGAGCGCGGCTACACGACGGAGGCGTCGCGCGACCTCTCGGCCGCCGGCCTCGAGGCGTGCCTCGACAAGGTCGACGCCCTCACGCGCGTGATGGCCACGAGCGGCTGA
- a CDS encoding FeoA family protein, which produces MDLASCPARTHVRILAVDVPGAAGLRLRELGLRPGALVEVTHDVRAQGRVVAVGAERFAVDRPTCRRIDVALAA; this is translated from the coding sequence GTGGACCTCGCCTCGTGCCCCGCCCGCACGCACGTCCGGATCCTCGCCGTCGACGTCCCCGGCGCGGCGGGCCTGCGGCTGCGCGAGCTCGGGTTGCGCCCGGGCGCGCTGGTCGAGGTGACGCACGACGTGCGCGCGCAGGGCAGGGTCGTCGCGGTCGGCGCCGAGCGGTTCGCCGTCGACCGGCCCACGTGCCGCCGCATCGACGTGGCGCTCGCGGCATGA
- a CDS encoding SRPBCC family protein: MTTRVEKSVLVNVPVAVAYNQWTQFEDFPQFMGGVRSVTQLSDDRLQWVAEIAGVKRQWEARILEQVPDHKVAWAATEGATNAGAVTFEDVGGGQTSVHLSLEYEPEGLVEKVGDKLDVVENQAEKDLERFKAFIEAEGYATGAWRGSVGAGTGAGTPGVEDAAASRGDSGKAGVSAKAVAAGVGLAAAGVAAAAATRKSGSTDDVVVTEYDDVTPVVTPDVGVTPVVDEDVEVVVTDVPPAGTLPTTEDRTDPGTRI; the protein is encoded by the coding sequence ATGACCACGAGAGTCGAGAAGTCGGTCCTGGTGAACGTGCCGGTGGCCGTGGCGTACAACCAGTGGACGCAGTTCGAGGACTTCCCGCAGTTCATGGGCGGTGTGAGGTCGGTGACGCAGCTGAGCGACGACCGGTTGCAGTGGGTGGCCGAGATCGCCGGCGTGAAGCGTCAGTGGGAGGCCCGCATCCTCGAGCAGGTGCCCGACCACAAGGTCGCGTGGGCCGCCACCGAGGGTGCGACCAACGCGGGTGCGGTGACGTTCGAGGACGTCGGTGGCGGGCAGACCTCGGTCCACCTGTCGCTGGAGTACGAGCCCGAGGGGCTGGTCGAGAAGGTCGGCGACAAGCTCGACGTCGTCGAGAACCAGGCGGAGAAGGACCTCGAGCGGTTCAAGGCGTTCATCGAGGCCGAGGGGTATGCGACGGGCGCGTGGCGCGGGTCGGTCGGCGCCGGCACGGGCGCGGGCACGCCCGGCGTGGAGGACGCCGCGGCGTCACGTGGCGACTCGGGCAAGGCCGGGGTCTCGGCCAAGGCCGTCGCTGCCGGGGTGGGTCTGGCCGCCGCCGGCGTGGCTGCGGCCGCTGCGACGCGGAAGAGCGGCTCGACCGACGACGTCGTCGTCACCGAGTACGACGACGTGACGCCCGTCGTCACCCCGGACGTCGGGGTCACGCCCGTCGTCGACGAGGACGTGGAGGTCGTCGTCACGGACGTGCCGCCGGCCGGGACGCTCCCCACCACGGAGGACCGGACCGACCCCGGCACCCGGATCTGA